In Erythrobacter sp. F6033, a single genomic region encodes these proteins:
- the rpsA gene encoding 30S ribosomal protein S1 → MATSPNPTRDDFEALLNEQLGGAGDEGFEGRVVKGTVTAIEAGMAVIDVGLKSEGRINLKEFARGEDDHGLEVGSEVEVYVDRVENADGEAMLSRDRARREAAWDKLENEFGEGVRVEGRIFGRVKGGFTVDLDGAVAFLPGSQVDIRPVRDVTPLMEVPQPFQILKMDRRRGNIVVSRRAVLEETRAEQRSELIDKLAEGQVIEGVVKNITDYGAFVDLGGIDGLLHVTDMSYKRVNHPSEIIEIGQTVTVQIVRINSDTQRISLGMKQLESDPWDGVAAKYPVGAKLSGVVTNITEYGAFVELEAGIEGLVHVSEMSWTKKNVHPGKIVSTSQEVDVLVLEVDSEKRRISLGLKQAQRNPWDEFAEKFPVGAEVTGEVKNATEFGLFIGLDGDVDGMVHMSDIAWGISGEDALALHRKGEEVKAVVLDVDVEKERISLGMKQLEKGAPTEAGAAAAGSLRKNQVVTVSILEVRDGGLEVQVGDDGATGFIKRSDLGRDRDEQRPDRFQVGGKVDAMVIGFDRSKKPNFSIKARQIAEEKEAVQQFGSSDSGASLGDILGEALKKSDD, encoded by the coding sequence ATGGCGACTTCGCCCAACCCAACGCGCGACGATTTCGAAGCGCTCCTTAACGAACAACTCGGCGGCGCCGGCGACGAAGGCTTTGAAGGCCGCGTTGTCAAAGGCACCGTAACCGCGATCGAAGCCGGCATGGCTGTGATCGACGTAGGCCTCAAATCCGAAGGCCGCATCAACCTCAAAGAATTTGCCCGCGGCGAAGACGATCACGGTCTTGAAGTCGGCAGCGAAGTCGAAGTCTATGTCGACCGCGTCGAAAATGCCGACGGCGAAGCTATGCTCAGCCGCGACCGCGCCCGCCGCGAAGCTGCTTGGGACAAGCTCGAAAACGAATTCGGCGAAGGCGTACGCGTCGAAGGCCGCATCTTCGGCCGCGTCAAAGGTGGCTTCACAGTCGACCTCGACGGCGCCGTGGCCTTCCTGCCCGGCTCACAAGTCGATATTCGCCCGGTTCGCGATGTCACTCCTCTGATGGAAGTGCCGCAGCCGTTCCAGATCCTCAAAATGGACCGTCGCCGTGGCAACATCGTTGTTTCGCGCCGCGCCGTTCTTGAAGAAACACGCGCCGAACAGCGCAGCGAGCTGATCGATAAGCTGGCCGAAGGTCAGGTTATCGAAGGCGTTGTGAAAAACATCACCGATTACGGTGCATTTGTTGATCTCGGCGGCATCGATGGTCTGCTTCACGTCACCGACATGAGCTACAAGCGGGTCAACCACCCGAGTGAAATCATCGAAATCGGTCAGACTGTCACCGTTCAGATCGTCCGTATCAACTCCGATACGCAGCGCATCAGCCTTGGCATGAAGCAGCTGGAAAGCGATCCATGGGATGGCGTCGCTGCGAAGTACCCAGTGGGTGCGAAACTCTCCGGCGTTGTGACCAACATCACCGAATACGGCGCATTCGTCGAACTGGAAGCTGGCATCGAAGGCCTTGTCCACGTTTCGGAAATGAGCTGGACCAAGAAAAACGTCCACCCTGGCAAGATCGTTTCGACCAGCCAGGAAGTCGATGTTCTGGTTCTCGAAGTCGACAGCGAGAAGCGCCGTATTTCGCTTGGCCTCAAACAGGCTCAGCGCAATCCATGGGACGAGTTTGCCGAGAAATTCCCAGTCGGCGCCGAAGTCACTGGCGAAGTCAAGAATGCGACCGAATTCGGTCTGTTCATCGGCCTCGACGGCGATGTCGACGGCATGGTCCACATGTCAGATATCGCCTGGGGCATCTCGGGCGAAGACGCACTGGCGCTTCACCGCAAGGGCGAAGAAGTCAAAGCCGTTGTTCTTGATGTCGACGTCGAAAAAGAGCGCATCAGCCTTGGCATGAAGCAGCTCGAAAAAGGCGCACCGACAGAAGCAGGCGCAGCCGCAGCTGGCTCGCTCCGCAAGAATCAGGTTGTTACTGTATCGATCCTCGAAGTTCGCGATGGCGGCCTCGAAGTTCAGGTTGGCGACGATGGCGCAACCGGCTTTATCAAGCGTTCGGATCTCGGCCGTGACCGTGACGAGCAGCGTCCTGACCGTTTCCAGGTCGGCGGCAAAGTCGACGCGATGGTTATCGGTTTCGACCGTTCGAAAAAGCCAAACTTCTCAATCAAGGCGCGTCAGATCGCCGAAGAGAAAGAAGCAGTGCAGCAGTTCGGTTCGTCCGACAGCGGCGCATCTCTCGGCGACATCTTGGGCGAAGCTCTCAAGAAGAGCGACGACTAA
- a CDS encoding d(CMP) kinase has protein sequence MIIAVDGPTASGKGTIAKQIADHFGIPHLDTGLLYRAVGRQVAENGGDPDDADDALAGCGFSDALLADPILRSEETGSLASRVSVHPAVRKALFERQRAFAMQPGGAVLDGRDIGTVIAPDADVKLFITAGVQERARRRWLEMTDRGIDIQLADVEADIAKRDARDINRADAPLKAAPDALVIDTTSFNREQAFETVLDAVKEALNR, from the coding sequence ATGATTATCGCCGTTGATGGCCCAACTGCCTCGGGCAAAGGCACGATTGCCAAGCAAATCGCAGATCACTTCGGCATTCCGCATCTCGATACCGGCTTGTTATACCGCGCGGTGGGCAGACAAGTGGCCGAGAATGGCGGCGATCCCGATGATGCCGATGATGCATTGGCCGGATGCGGCTTTTCAGACGCGCTTCTTGCTGATCCCATTCTTAGATCCGAAGAAACCGGAAGTCTTGCAAGCCGCGTCTCGGTTCACCCGGCTGTTCGCAAAGCGCTTTTCGAACGGCAACGTGCCTTTGCCATGCAACCGGGCGGCGCGGTGCTCGATGGGCGGGATATAGGAACTGTCATTGCTCCCGATGCAGACGTGAAGCTTTTCATCACTGCGGGTGTCCAAGAGCGTGCACGGCGGCGCTGGCTGGAGATGACGGATCGAGGCATCGACATTCAGCTCGCAGATGTCGAGGCCGACATTGCAAAGCGCGACGCCCGCGACATCAACCGGGCGGACGCGCCTTTAAAGGCTGCGCCTGATGCGCTTGTTATCGACACAACCAGCTTCAACCGTGAACAGGCTTTTGAAACTGTGCTGGATGCGGTCAAAGAAGCGCTGAACCGGTAA
- a CDS encoding permease, which produces MSDLDIYSYIGFIGTACIIGAYAYLTYVDEPNPYILHGTNLTGAALLTVSLLVHTNWPSLVLEGFWAAIAIFGLVKALRNRSRPDTNTA; this is translated from the coding sequence ATGAGCGATCTCGATATCTATAGCTATATCGGCTTCATCGGCACCGCCTGCATAATCGGTGCGTATGCGTATCTGACATATGTCGACGAACCGAACCCATACATCCTGCACGGCACAAACCTGACCGGCGCGGCTTTGCTCACAGTCTCGCTGTTGGTGCACACCAACTGGCCGAGCCTTGTGCTGGAAGGGTTTTGGGCGGCAATCGCGATCTTCGGGCTCGTCAAAGCCTTGCGCAATCGATCTAGGCCCGACACAAACACAGCGTGA
- the aroA gene encoding 3-phosphoshikimate 1-carboxyvinyltransferase: MPAHTFQSSNALTGTIRVPGDKSISHRSLMFASLAVGESTIQGLLEGEDVLATASAMRQLGAYIERDDAGTWHVHGAGLGSLLEPKQALDMGNSGTSTRLLMGLLASHGFNATFTGDASLSGRPMNRVIEPLSQMGASFEASQGGTLPLMLRGAAPAVPITYRLPVASAQVKSAVLLAGLNTPGITSVIEPVATRDHTERMLTGFGATLEIGEQNGERLISIHGEADLKPQHVIVPGDPSSAAFFMVAALIIPGSDIVIENVGMNDTRAGIVHALRQMGGRVEELDQREVGGEPVADLRVRHSALTGADIDPALVPSMVDEFPVLFVAAALAEGTTRTTGLEELRVKESDRIATMAAALSLAGADVEEHEDGLTIRGTGGEPLRGTAKGASVETKLDHRIAMSMAVAGLVSRDGVSVDDTAPIATSFPTFMDLLSGAAG; encoded by the coding sequence TTGCCAGCCCATACCTTTCAATCATCTAATGCGCTCACTGGAACGATCCGAGTTCCGGGTGATAAATCGATCAGCCACCGATCATTGATGTTTGCGTCGCTGGCGGTTGGCGAGAGCACTATTCAAGGATTGCTGGAAGGCGAGGACGTACTCGCCACAGCATCGGCCATGCGCCAACTCGGCGCGTATATTGAGCGTGACGATGCAGGCACATGGCATGTGCATGGCGCTGGTCTGGGCAGCCTGCTTGAGCCCAAACAAGCTCTCGACATGGGAAATTCGGGCACATCGACGCGGCTCTTGATGGGATTGCTCGCCAGCCACGGCTTCAATGCGACCTTCACTGGCGACGCTAGCCTTTCCGGGCGTCCGATGAACCGCGTTATCGAGCCGCTTAGTCAAATGGGCGCGAGTTTTGAAGCTTCGCAGGGAGGCACCCTCCCCCTGATGCTCAGAGGCGCTGCACCTGCTGTACCGATCACCTATCGGCTTCCTGTTGCTAGCGCTCAGGTTAAGAGCGCGGTCTTGCTTGCGGGCCTCAATACGCCGGGCATCACAAGTGTGATTGAGCCTGTAGCGACGCGCGACCACACAGAGCGCATGCTAACCGGCTTTGGCGCGACGTTGGAGATTGGAGAGCAAAACGGTGAGCGGCTCATATCAATCCATGGCGAAGCGGACTTAAAGCCCCAGCACGTGATTGTGCCAGGTGATCCATCTTCCGCCGCATTCTTCATGGTCGCCGCCTTAATCATTCCGGGCAGTGACATTGTCATCGAGAATGTCGGCATGAACGATACCCGAGCCGGTATTGTTCATGCGCTAAGACAAATGGGTGGACGCGTAGAGGAACTGGACCAGCGCGAGGTTGGCGGAGAGCCTGTTGCCGACTTGCGTGTCCGCCATTCCGCCCTGACTGGCGCGGATATCGATCCCGCGCTTGTTCCAAGCATGGTCGATGAATTTCCCGTGCTTTTCGTCGCAGCAGCGTTGGCCGAAGGAACGACGAGGACAACAGGTCTTGAAGAGCTTCGCGTCAAAGAAAGCGACCGGATTGCGACGATGGCGGCGGCCTTGTCGCTCGCAGGTGCAGATGTCGAAGAGCACGAAGACGGTTTAACCATCCGTGGCACTGGCGGGGAGCCTCTGCGCGGTACCGCAAAGGGCGCTTCGGTCGAAACGAAGCTCGACCACAGGATTGCGATGAGCATGGCTGTGGCAGGCCTCGTGAGCCGTGACGGTGTGAGCGTGGATGACACCGCGCCAATCGCAACCAGCTTTCCGACCTTTATGGATCTGCTTTCTGGAGCTGCGGGCTGA
- a CDS encoding TIGR02300 family protein → MAKPEWGTKRTCPKCGERFYDLGKDDPVTCIECGEEWDPEPVLKSKQPIPFDDPKKKDSEADADLSGDDADDELKDVENIDDEEDSPDNDIDLGGDDDLGVSKGKGDDDDHEN, encoded by the coding sequence ATGGCTAAGCCAGAATGGGGTACCAAGCGTACCTGCCCAAAATGCGGAGAGCGTTTCTACGACCTCGGTAAAGATGATCCGGTGACCTGCATCGAATGCGGTGAGGAATGGGATCCTGAGCCGGTTCTCAAGTCGAAGCAGCCGATCCCGTTCGATGATCCCAAGAAGAAAGACAGCGAAGCGGATGCTGACCTGTCTGGCGACGATGCGGATGATGAACTGAAAGACGTCGAGAATATCGACGACGAAGAAGATTCGCCAGACAATGATATCGATCTGGGCGGCGATGATGACCTTGGCGTGTCCAAGGGCAAAGGCGACGACGACGATCACGAGAATTGA
- the ffh gene encoding signal recognition particle protein, which translates to MFDNLSDRLGGVFDKLKGRGSLKEQDVRDAMREVRIALLEADVALPVARRFIDAVTEKAIGQEVLKSIKPGQQVVKIVHDELVEMLGGTDVEGLTLEAKPPVVIMMVGLQGSGKTTTTAKLGKMLREKHGKKAMMASLDVNRPAAQEQLAVLGEQVDVTTLPVVAGQQPVDIARRAMESAKLQNFDVLLLDTAGRLHVDEALMAEMKAVSQVSTPTEVLLVVDSLTGQDAVNVAQSFTDEVPLTGVVLTRMDGDARGGAALSMRAVTGKPIKFAGTGEKLDAIEAFRPGSVADRILGMGDVVSLVEKAAATIKEEDAEQLAKNFEKGKFDLNDLRMQLKQMQNMGGLGMLAGMMPGMKKAKAAMEASNMDDKVLVHMDAIIGSMTSKERAHPGVMNAKRKKRVAAGSGTDVQTVNKVLKMHQEMGRAMKQIKKMGGLKGLAAMFGGGGMPGMGGPGGGMGGLGGPGGGMGGMPGGLPGLGGPKK; encoded by the coding sequence ATGTTTGACAATTTGTCTGACCGCTTAGGCGGCGTCTTTGACAAGCTCAAAGGCCGCGGGTCGCTCAAAGAGCAAGACGTTCGCGACGCCATGCGTGAAGTGCGGATTGCATTGCTCGAAGCCGACGTTGCGCTCCCGGTTGCACGCCGCTTTATCGATGCAGTCACTGAAAAGGCTATCGGCCAAGAAGTTCTGAAATCGATCAAGCCCGGTCAACAGGTCGTCAAGATCGTCCATGACGAGCTGGTCGAAATGCTCGGCGGCACCGATGTCGAAGGGCTAACCCTTGAAGCCAAGCCGCCCGTCGTCATTATGATGGTCGGTCTGCAAGGCTCGGGTAAAACAACTACGACTGCCAAACTGGGCAAGATGCTGCGCGAAAAGCACGGCAAGAAAGCCATGATGGCATCGCTCGATGTGAACCGCCCGGCTGCGCAAGAGCAGCTTGCGGTGCTAGGCGAGCAAGTCGATGTGACGACGCTTCCAGTCGTTGCTGGCCAGCAGCCGGTCGACATTGCGCGCCGCGCGATGGAATCGGCGAAACTCCAAAATTTCGACGTGCTGCTGCTCGATACCGCGGGCCGTTTGCACGTAGACGAAGCGCTGATGGCCGAAATGAAGGCCGTTTCTCAGGTTTCCACCCCGACCGAAGTGTTGCTCGTTGTCGACAGCCTGACCGGTCAGGACGCCGTGAACGTTGCGCAAAGCTTCACCGATGAAGTTCCGCTAACCGGTGTTGTCCTTACCCGTATGGATGGCGACGCACGCGGCGGTGCGGCGCTTTCGATGCGCGCGGTCACCGGCAAGCCAATCAAATTTGCCGGTACGGGCGAAAAGCTCGACGCGATCGAAGCTTTCCGCCCCGGATCGGTCGCCGACCGCATTCTCGGCATGGGCGATGTTGTCAGCCTGGTCGAAAAAGCTGCGGCGACCATCAAAGAAGAAGACGCCGAGCAGCTCGCGAAGAATTTCGAGAAGGGCAAGTTCGACCTCAATGATCTGCGCATGCAGCTTAAGCAGATGCAGAATATGGGCGGCCTCGGGATGCTTGCAGGCATGATGCCGGGGATGAAGAAGGCCAAGGCGGCGATGGAAGCCTCCAACATGGACGACAAAGTACTGGTCCATATGGATGCGATCATCGGGTCGATGACATCCAAAGAGCGCGCGCACCCCGGTGTCATGAATGCGAAGCGCAAAAAGCGCGTCGCGGCAGGCAGCGGCACTGATGTGCAGACGGTCAACAAAGTGCTGAAAATGCATCAGGAAATGGGCCGTGCAATGAAGCAGATTAAGAAGATGGGCGGCCTCAAAGGGCTCGCGGCGATGTTTGGCGGCGGCGGAATGCCCGGAATGGGTGGACCTGGCGGCGGCATGGGCGGCCTTGGTGGACCCGGCGGCGGTATGGGCGGAATGCCCGGAGGCCTTCCCGGCCTTGGCGGACCCAAGAAATAG
- the rpsP gene encoding 30S ribosomal protein S16, with protein MAVAIRLSRGGAKKRPYYRIVVSDSRSPRDGKYLEQIGTYNPLLAKDDENRVKLNEDRAKYWLGVGATPSDRVLRFLDAAGILEREARNNPQKAEPGEKAKERAEEKAEKLKEAEEAKKAAEEEAKAAAEAPAEEPAAEEAPAEEAPAAEEAPAEEAAAEEAPAEEAKADDAEEKAE; from the coding sequence ATGGCAGTAGCAATCCGGCTTTCGCGCGGTGGCGCAAAAAAGCGTCCTTACTATCGCATCGTCGTATCCGATTCGCGCAGCCCGCGTGACGGCAAGTATCTTGAGCAGATCGGCACTTATAACCCTCTGCTCGCGAAAGATGACGAGAACCGCGTAAAGCTCAACGAAGACCGCGCCAAATACTGGCTCGGCGTTGGCGCGACACCTTCTGACCGCGTTCTGCGTTTCCTCGATGCTGCTGGCATTTTGGAGCGTGAAGCCCGCAACAACCCGCAAAAGGCCGAGCCTGGCGAGAAAGCCAAGGAACGCGCTGAAGAGAAAGCTGAAAAGCTGAAAGAAGCGGAAGAAGCCAAGAAAGCGGCTGAAGAAGAAGCCAAGGCCGCTGCCGAAGCACCAGCAGAAGAGCCTGCCGCTGAAGAAGCGCCAGCAGAAGAAGCTCCTGCTGCTGAAGAAGCACCGGCCGAAGAAGCAGCCGCTGAAGAAGCGCCTGCTGAAGAAGCCAAAGCTGATGACGCTGAAGAAAAGGCTGAGTAA
- the rimM gene encoding ribosome maturation factor RimM (Essential for efficient processing of 16S rRNA), which yields MVENNDARRTVELAAITGAHGISGEVRLKLFGEGVEALSAHKSFIARDTGAVLTLKKVRPDNKGGAVARFAECSTRNDAEKMRGTVITVSQDALPALEEGEYYHADLIGLTAVTDTGKPLGEVIAVENFGATDIVEVRKDPPPAKGTKTFMVPMTKDAVLEWDAETLVIAADFADD from the coding sequence ATGGTTGAAAATAACGATGCGCGCCGGACCGTGGAACTTGCTGCGATCACCGGCGCGCATGGTATTTCGGGCGAGGTTCGCCTGAAGCTGTTCGGGGAGGGTGTCGAGGCTCTCTCCGCGCACAAGAGCTTCATCGCCCGCGATACGGGCGCTGTCCTGACGCTTAAAAAAGTACGCCCAGACAATAAAGGCGGTGCCGTCGCGCGCTTTGCCGAATGCTCGACACGCAACGATGCAGAGAAAATGCGCGGGACAGTAATCACTGTGTCGCAAGACGCTTTGCCTGCGCTGGAAGAGGGCGAGTATTACCACGCGGACCTGATCGGTCTGACCGCCGTCACGGATACTGGCAAACCGCTTGGCGAAGTGATCGCTGTCGAGAATTTTGGCGCGACCGATATTGTCGAAGTCCGCAAAGACCCTCCGCCCGCTAAAGGTACGAAGACCTTTATGGTCCCGATGACAAAAGATGCGGTTCTGGAATGGGACGCGGAAACACTTGTGATCGCGGCCGATTTCGCCGACGATTAG
- a CDS encoding carbon-nitrogen hydrolase family protein, translating into MTTLKVAICQAAPIPLDYAGGIEKATRIAREAIDGGAQFVAFGETFLGGYPLWLDEAPGAALWDHPGSKALHAIMLEQAIVPNDERLLPLQELCDETGACISLGAHERVRQSLYNNQLMLRPGDAPLDHRKLVPTHGERLIWMRGDGSTLGVHQAEWGNAGNLICWEHWMPLARAAMHNLGETLHVAAWPTVREEYAIASRHYAMEGRCFVLAAGLVQHRDDLFDGLERVGGNADALALFNAIEGEQLNRGGSMIIAPDARVIAQAGEGEEILHAELDLREIGGALASLDTDGHYSRPDVFELSVDTRAKGGVNWDD; encoded by the coding sequence ATGACCACTCTAAAAGTCGCCATCTGTCAGGCTGCTCCAATCCCGCTCGATTATGCTGGCGGTATTGAGAAGGCTACACGTATTGCCCGCGAAGCCATTGATGGCGGCGCGCAGTTTGTTGCCTTTGGCGAGACATTCCTCGGTGGATACCCGCTTTGGCTCGATGAAGCGCCCGGTGCGGCATTGTGGGACCATCCAGGCAGCAAAGCACTTCACGCGATCATGCTCGAACAAGCGATTGTGCCGAATGACGAGCGGCTGCTGCCATTGCAGGAGCTTTGCGATGAAACGGGCGCGTGTATCTCGCTCGGTGCGCATGAGCGGGTGCGGCAGAGCCTTTACAACAATCAACTGATGCTCCGTCCGGGTGACGCGCCCTTGGATCATCGCAAGCTTGTGCCGACCCACGGAGAGCGGCTGATCTGGATGCGCGGCGATGGTTCGACGCTGGGCGTGCACCAGGCAGAATGGGGCAATGCGGGCAATTTGATCTGCTGGGAGCACTGGATGCCCTTGGCTCGCGCAGCGATGCACAATCTGGGCGAGACGCTGCACGTGGCCGCATGGCCAACGGTGCGCGAGGAATACGCCATTGCTTCGCGGCATTACGCGATGGAAGGGCGCTGCTTTGTGCTCGCCGCAGGGCTGGTTCAGCACCGCGATGATCTGTTCGACGGATTGGAGCGGGTCGGCGGAAATGCGGATGCGCTGGCGCTGTTCAACGCCATTGAGGGCGAGCAGCTAAACCGTGGCGGTTCCATGATTATCGCGCCAGATGCGCGGGTGATCGCTCAAGCAGGCGAGGGCGAAGAAATCCTCCATGCGGAGCTGGACTTGAGAGAGATCGGCGGCGCACTGGCGAGTCTCGACACCGATGGCCATTATTCGCGGCCTGACGTGTTTGAGTTGAGCGTTGATACGCGAGCGAAGGGTGGGGTGAATTGGGATGATTAA
- the trmD gene encoding tRNA (guanosine(37)-N1)-methyltransferase TrmD, whose amino-acid sequence MTFAAQILTLYPEMFPGQLGQSLAGKALERGDWSCETIQMRDFATDRHRSVDDTPAGGGAGMVLKADILAQAVDCAAERQPGAPILAMTPRGKPITQERIREIASGPGVTLLCGRFEGFDERLFEARPQIEQVSLADIVLSGGETAAIAILDACIRLLPGVMGAASSGTEESFEDGLLEYPQYTRPQEWEGRTIPEVLRSGDHAKVDAWRKLQSETDTRLRRPDLWERYNSVRDQSASGARRKEKGPDQ is encoded by the coding sequence ATGACCTTCGCCGCCCAAATCCTGACGCTCTACCCAGAGATGTTTCCCGGCCAGCTTGGCCAATCGCTTGCGGGCAAGGCGCTTGAGCGGGGCGATTGGTCTTGCGAGACCATTCAGATGCGCGACTTTGCCACTGATCGGCATCGCAGCGTGGACGATACGCCCGCTGGTGGCGGTGCAGGGATGGTGCTTAAGGCGGATATTCTCGCGCAGGCGGTCGATTGCGCTGCCGAGCGCCAACCGGGCGCCCCGATCCTCGCCATGACGCCGCGCGGAAAACCGATCACTCAGGAGCGCATTCGGGAGATCGCTTCTGGCCCCGGTGTGACGCTGCTTTGCGGACGGTTTGAAGGCTTTGACGAGCGCCTGTTCGAAGCGCGGCCGCAGATCGAGCAGGTCAGCCTTGCCGACATCGTCCTTTCCGGAGGCGAAACGGCGGCGATTGCCATACTTGATGCTTGCATTCGGCTGCTTCCCGGCGTAATGGGCGCGGCTTCTAGTGGAACCGAGGAATCGTTCGAAGACGGGCTCCTCGAATATCCGCAATATACCCGACCTCAAGAATGGGAAGGGCGCACGATCCCCGAAGTGCTGCGATCTGGGGATCATGCGAAGGTTGATGCTTGGCGAAAGCTACAGTCTGAAACCGATACTAGGTTACGCAGGCCGGACCTTTGGGAACGCTACAACAGCGTTCGGGACCAGTCTGCCTCTGGCGCGCGGCGAAAAGAAAAAGGACCGGACCAGTGA
- the rplS gene encoding 50S ribosomal protein L19, producing the protein MNLIQQIEAEEIGKANKDIPEFQAGDTVRVGVKVKEGSRERVQNFEGVVIARSNRGMGSNFTVRKMSFGEGVERVFPLYAPIVDSITVVRRGVVRRAKLYYLRGRTGKRARIAERRDNAPKA; encoded by the coding sequence GTGAACCTGATCCAGCAAATCGAAGCCGAAGAAATCGGCAAAGCAAACAAAGATATTCCTGAGTTTCAGGCTGGCGACACAGTGCGCGTCGGTGTGAAAGTTAAAGAAGGCAGCCGTGAGCGTGTTCAGAACTTTGAAGGCGTAGTCATCGCCCGTTCGAACCGCGGCATGGGCTCAAACTTCACCGTTCGCAAAATGAGCTTCGGCGAAGGCGTCGAGCGTGTATTCCCGCTTTATGCCCCAATCGTAGACAGCATCACTGTGGTTCGCCGCGGTGTCGTGCGCCGTGCGAAGCTTTACTACCTGCGTGGCCGCACCGGTAAGCGTGCGCGTATCGCCGAACGTCGGGACAACGCTCCAAAGGCGTAA